A region of Vitis vinifera cultivar Pinot Noir 40024 chromosome 13, ASM3070453v1 DNA encodes the following proteins:
- the LOC100854071 gene encoding uncharacterized protein LOC100854071, producing MQESYNPFMPSYPEEIEMGGHPLRLMKNPAKTLYSCKGCKERDVRPCYKHEDNHCNCHIHKECYDSFSCEKSSIMFNLSSTKSSCDFIFHKEALEGKGVCDACGDDVKGWFYKCKMCKKPHYLHPCCAKLPIKKYADTRDGEIVVDLKAESPSKCLICGNKENSDGFSGWYYTSRCGKYCYHWSCMKHMALKMGKKDDDQCNKKRRHESRMSSQALKRTPQKIDTVQHPNHGNQKRGHETGKKSEALPARTQNPDKKPRLESGNQKQGRGTGTRSREMQPSQDTKNRPRVKAIGYIAEVAVEILNIFIPLIFGLPPLPLGLLLKLLK from the coding sequence ATGCAGGAGAGCTATAATCCATTCATGCCTTCCTATCCAGAGGAGATTGAAATGGGTGGCCACCCACTCCGGCTTATGAAGAATCCTGCTAAAACCCTGTATTCTTGCAAGGGATGTAAAGAGAGAGACGTGAGACCATGTTACAAGCATGAGGATAACCATTGCAACTGCCATATTCATAAAGAATGCTATGATTCATTCTCCTGTGAGAAATCCTCCATCATGTTCAATCTCAGCAGTACTAAATCCAGCTGCGACTTCATATTTCATAAAGAAGCCCTAGAAGGTAAGGGAGTTTGTGACGCATGTGGGGATGATGTGAAGGGGTGGTTCTACAAGTGCAAAATGTGTAAGAAACCACATTACTTACACCCATGTTGTGCCAAGCTTCCAATCAAGAAGTATGCTGATACCAGAGACGGGGAAATTGTAGTTGATCTTAAGGCGGAGAGCCCCTCAAAGTGCCTAATATGTGGAAATAAGGAAAATTCAGATGGATTCAGCGGTTGGTACTACACTTCCCGCTGTGGAAAATACTGTTATCATTGGTCATGTATGAAGCATATGGCTCTCAAGATGGGGAAGAAAGATGATGACCAATGTAATAAGAAACGAAGACACGAGTCTAGGATGAGTAGCCAAGCCTTGAAGAGGACTCCTCAAAAAATAGATACGGTACAGCATCCTAACCACGGTAATCAGAAGCGAGGTCATGAGACGGGGAAGAAGAGCGAAGCCTTGCCAGCAAGAACTCAAAACCCAGATAAAAAACCACGCCTTGAGTCTGGTAATCAGAAACAAGGTCGTGGGACTGGGACAAGAAGCCGAGAGATGCAGCCAAGCCAAGATACAAAAAATCGCCCTCGTGTGAAGGCCATCGGCTACATCGCGGAGGTGGCAGTAGaaattctcaatattttcattccTCTCATCTTTGGTCTACCTCCTCTGCCTTTGGGATTGCTGTTGAAATTgttaaaatga
- the LOC100251328 gene encoding uncharacterized protein LOC100251328, protein MDCRVCVAAGDFLVRLSGGVGQIGGFSHESEHDLAMMVSDFLENGSVGAESCCSSDSDSGFSDLAFLPEKISFYKHSMDRYESDLLSMVHSFMLSINETDLHFVNSGPCNTSCIRFCLVKRLRLSGYDAAVCSSRWQGCGKVPGGDHEYIDVVNYKDNGSTERLIIDIDFRSHFEIARAVESYDRILSSLPVIYVGSLTKLKQFLQVMVEAARSSLKQNSMPLPPWRSLDYLEAKWQSSYQRQFNPDGESIKNGISSDHKQCSEHLKRLQHALQLEVEAERLLKPINSDNNWRLKPGRRRHSSLRIL, encoded by the exons ATGGATTGTAGGGTGTGCGTGGCGGCCGGCGATTTTCTGGTCCGTCTCAGCGGAGGGGTCGGCCAGATCGGCGGGTTCAGCCATGAGAGCGAGCATGACTTGGCAATGATGGTCAGCGATTTTTTGGAGAACGGTAGTGTTGGGGCCGAGTCATGCTGCAGCAGCGATAGCGATTCGGGTTTCTCTGATCTCGCTTTCCTCCCTGAGAAAATTTCG TTTTATAAGCATTCAATGGATCGGTATGAGAGTGACTTGCTGTCAATGGTTCACTCTTTTATGTTATCCATCAATGAGACGGACCTTCACTTTGTCAATTCAGGCCCATGTAACACCAGCTGCATCAGGTTTTGTCTGGTGAAGCGGCTGAGACTTTCAGGTTACGATGCTGCTGTGTGTTCATCCCGGTGGCAAGGTTGTGGCAAGGTCCCTGGAG GGGATCATGAATATATTGATGTGGTGAATTACAAGGACAATGGGAGTACTGAGCGATTGATAATTGATATTGACTTTCGTAGCCATTTTGAAATAGCTAGAGCTGTTGAATCGTATGATAGAATATTGAGTTCTCTTCCGGTCATCTATGTGGGCTCCTTGACCAAGTTAAAGCAGTTTCTTCAAGTTATGGTTGAAGCTGCTAGATCTTCTCTCAAGCAGAACTCAATGCCTCTTCCCCCATGGAGATCCCTCGACTATTTAGAAGCAAAATGGCAATCTTCCTATCAGAGACAGTTCAATCCAGACGGTGAGAGTATTAAAAACGGCATTTCTTCTGACCATAAGCAGTGCAGTGAACATCTGAAGAGGCTGCAACATGCCCTCCAATTAGAAGTTGAAGCAGAGCGATTACTGAAACCAATAAACAGTGATAATAACTGGAGGCTGAAGCCTGGCAGGCGAAGGCACTCTTCATTAAGGATTCTTTGA